In the Sarcophilus harrisii chromosome 1, mSarHar1.11, whole genome shotgun sequence genome, one interval contains:
- the UGCG gene encoding ceramide glucosyltransferase, producing the protein MAVLDLAQEGMAVFGFSLFCVLWLMHFMSIIYTRLHLNKKATDKQPYSKLPGITLLKPLKGVDPNLINNLETFFELDYPRYEILLCVQDHDDPAIDVCKKLLGKYPNVDARLFIGGKKVGINPKINNLMPGYEVAKYDLIWICDSGIKVIPDTLTDMVNQMTEKVGLVHGLPYVADRQGFAATLEQVYFGTSHPRSYISANVTGFKCVTGMSCLMRKDVLDQAGGLIAFAQYIAEDYFMAKAIADRGWKFAMATQVAMQNSGSYSISQFQSRMIRWTKLRINMLPATIICEPISECFVASLIIGWAAHHVFRWDIMVFFMCHCLAWFIFDYIQLRGVQGGALCFSKLDYAVAWFIRESMTIYIFLSALWDPTISWRTGRYRLRCGGTAEEILDV; encoded by the exons ACGTTTACATCTCAACAAGAAGGCAACAGACAAACAGCCGTATAGCAAACTCCCTGGCATTACACTTCTGAAACCATTGAAGGGTGTGGATCCTAACTTAATCAACAATTTAGAAACATTCTTTGAATTGGATTATCCCAGA TATGAAATACTCCTTTGTGTACAAGATCATGATGATCCAGCTATTGATGTATGTAAAAAGCTTCTTGGCAAATACCCAAATGTGGATGCTAGACTGTTTATAG gtGGGAAGAAGGTTGGGATTAATcccaaaattaataatttaatgcCAGGATATGAAGTTGCAAAATATGATCTTATATGGATTTGTGATAGTGGAATCAAAG taattCCAGACACACTTACTGACATGGTTAATCAAATGACAGAAAAAGTAGGCTTGGTTCATGGTCTACCCTATGTTGCAGACAGACAGGGTTTTGCTGCTACATTAGAACAG GTATATTTTGGAACTTCACATCCAAGGTCCTATATTTCAGCTAATGTTACTGGGTTCAAATGTGTGACAGGAATGTCATGTTTAATGAGGAAGGATGTATTAGATCAAGCTGGAGGGCTTATTGCATTTGCCCAATACATTGCTGAAGATTATTTTATGGCCAAAGCAATAGCTGACAG AGGTTGGAAGTTTGCAATGGCCACTCAAGTTGCAATGCAAAATTCTGGGTCCTATTCAATTTCTCAGTTTCAATCCAGAATGATCAG atggaCCAAATTACGAATCAATATGCTGCCTGCAACAATAATTTGTGAACCAATTTCTGAATGCTTTGTTGCCAGTTTAATTATTGGATGGGCAGCTCACCATGTATTTCGATGGGATATCATGGTATTTTTCATGTGTCATTGCCTGGCCTGGTTTATATTTGACTATATTCAACTCAGGGGTGTCCAG GGTGGCGCTCTATGTTTTTCAAAACTTGATTATGCAGTAGCTTGGTTCATCCGAGAATCCATGACAATATACATTTTCCTATCGGCATTGTGGGACCCTACTATAAGCTGGCGAACAGGACGCTACAGATTACGCTGTGGAGGCACGGCAGAGGAAATCCTTGACGTATAA